A portion of the Sphingobacterium spiritivorum genome contains these proteins:
- a CDS encoding response regulator transcription factor, translating into MKILIIEDEYELAKSIGDYLSQQGYLCEFASTFQMAQEKIAGFDYDCILLDIMLPDGNGMHVLQTLKAQEKQDGVIIISAKDALDDKIKGLQIGADDYLTKPFHLSELVARIYAVIRRKQFQNSNIIVQNELQIDLLAKTVSVGDHVVPFTKKELDLLLYFIGNKNKVISKSTLAEHLSGDVADMLDNHDFIYAHIKNLKKKLQEARSGSYLKTIYGSGYKWEG; encoded by the coding sequence ATGAAAATCCTGATCATAGAAGATGAATACGAGCTTGCAAAAAGCATTGGTGACTACCTCAGTCAGCAAGGTTATCTGTGTGAATTTGCATCCACTTTTCAGATGGCTCAGGAGAAAATAGCCGGATTTGACTATGACTGTATTTTATTAGATATTATGCTTCCTGATGGCAACGGAATGCATGTATTGCAGACTTTGAAGGCTCAGGAAAAACAGGATGGCGTCATTATTATCTCAGCCAAAGATGCCCTTGATGACAAAATTAAAGGATTGCAGATCGGAGCAGACGATTATCTGACCAAACCTTTTCATCTGTCGGAGCTGGTCGCGCGCATTTATGCTGTCATACGACGTAAGCAATTTCAAAATTCCAATATTATTGTACAAAATGAACTTCAGATCGATCTGTTAGCTAAAACAGTATCCGTAGGTGATCATGTCGTACCCTTTACAAAAAAAGAACTCGATCTCCTGCTTTACTTTATCGGGAATAAGAACAAAGTCATTTCAAAAAGTACACTCGCAGAACATCTGTCCGGAGATGTAGCAGACATGCTGGATAATCATGATTTTATTTATGCCCATATTAAAAATCTGAAGAAAAAATTACAGGAGGCGCGCAGTGGATCTTATCTAAAAACCATCTACGGCAGTGGATACAAATGGGAAGGATGA
- a CDS encoding sensor histidine kinase, whose product MKKLLSKSIKPFIIYSLVVLLSSIPIYYFLVDGIWLSELDEHNEIVADRTENQLNKLKLNQQKLSESIILWNSIQPGTNLRPFTDNLIPADSTYTIRRANPYTDHEEIDRFRVLQRIIRVNGQPYMLTVETNVEETEETVIAIAVVTLLFFIILVVGFLILNKRLSIKLWTPFRSTLSKLKTFNLNTQTAIEFDKSDTLEFEELNAALTKLLEHNITVFKSQKEFTENASHELQTPLAIMKNKLDLLLQQQQLTEEQYHIIEDINKALSRSARINKNLLLLAKIENLQFDDREDLDISLMIRQSLLILQEHADQKELTISDKISPQIIKSGNRTLIEILVNNIIINAIRHTRPGGTITLALNPQFLEVSNSGSDPLRQDLLFNRFSGTTSESSGSGLGLPIIKEICKRQKWDITYQFDNNLHCFRVGF is encoded by the coding sequence ATGAAAAAATTACTTAGTAAATCCATAAAACCATTTATCATATACTCATTAGTAGTATTGCTTTCCAGTATTCCGATCTATTATTTCCTGGTAGACGGCATCTGGTTAAGTGAACTGGATGAGCATAACGAAATTGTAGCCGATCGTACAGAAAATCAACTCAATAAACTTAAGCTGAATCAGCAAAAGTTGTCCGAGAGTATTATACTCTGGAACAGTATACAGCCGGGAACCAATCTTCGGCCGTTCACTGACAACCTGATTCCCGCAGACAGTACATATACAATCCGCAGAGCAAATCCATACACCGATCATGAAGAAATTGACCGTTTCAGAGTGTTACAAAGAATAATCAGGGTCAACGGTCAGCCATATATGCTTACAGTAGAGACCAATGTGGAAGAGACAGAAGAAACCGTGATTGCTATTGCAGTAGTTACATTATTATTCTTTATTATTCTTGTTGTAGGTTTCCTGATCTTAAACAAAAGACTTTCCATTAAATTGTGGACCCCCTTTAGAAGTACATTATCCAAACTCAAAACTTTCAACCTGAATACACAAACAGCAATTGAATTTGATAAGAGTGACACCCTGGAATTTGAAGAATTGAATGCAGCACTGACCAAGCTACTGGAACATAATATTACGGTATTCAAATCTCAGAAAGAGTTTACAGAAAATGCTTCACATGAACTGCAGACACCTCTGGCCATCATGAAAAATAAACTGGATCTTCTCCTCCAGCAACAGCAACTTACAGAAGAACAATACCATATTATTGAAGATATTAATAAGGCCCTAAGCCGCAGTGCACGCATCAATAAAAACTTACTTTTACTGGCAAAAATTGAAAACTTACAATTTGACGATCGGGAAGATCTGGATATAAGTCTGATGATCCGTCAGTCCCTGCTTATTTTGCAGGAACATGCTGATCAGAAAGAACTCACAATCTCCGATAAAATAAGTCCTCAGATTATAAAAAGCGGAAACAGAACACTCATCGAAATTCTGGTCAACAATATAATCATCAATGCAATAAGACATACCCGGCCAGGTGGAACTATTACACTGGCTTTAAATCCTCAGTTTTTAGAGGTCAGCAACTCAGGTAGTGATCCGCTACGACAGGATCTGTTGTTTAACCGCTTTTCCGGCACTACATCCGAAAGCTCAGGAAGCGGACTCGGACTTCCGATTATCAAGGAAATATGCAAAAGACAAAAATGGGATATTACATACCAGTTTGACAATAATCTTCATTGTTTCCGTGTAGGTTTCTAA
- a CDS encoding phosphatase PAP2 family protein — protein MVNRFWLLSILQLICISVSAQYSQRTLKPDSTQILSNSPISRSHFQFRQLYIPGALLISGIALNSNGPESFKNEIVEERNEHIPRFRTHIDDFLQFSPILAAYSLDGLGIASKTDLYNRTAILIKGEAAMVGITYIMKKSIHQQRPDGSNYESFPSGHTAQAFAAATFLSEEYKDRFHWMPYAAYGVAASVGTFRMVNNRHYISDVLVGAAIGILSMKASYWTHHYRLTKKQKEAIAYKRYMEESY, from the coding sequence ATGGTAAATCGATTCTGGCTTCTCAGCATTCTTCAACTGATCTGTATCAGCGTTTCAGCACAATATAGTCAACGTACCTTAAAACCGGATAGTACGCAGATCTTATCTAATTCCCCTATCTCAAGATCTCATTTCCAATTCCGTCAACTATACATTCCGGGAGCTTTACTTATATCCGGTATAGCCCTGAACAGTAATGGCCCGGAATCATTTAAAAATGAAATCGTAGAAGAGCGAAATGAGCATATCCCCAGATTTCGTACGCATATAGACGATTTTTTACAATTCTCCCCTATCCTTGCCGCTTACAGTCTGGATGGATTAGGAATCGCCTCAAAAACGGATCTCTATAACCGGACAGCAATACTAATCAAAGGTGAAGCTGCTATGGTCGGTATTACCTACATTATGAAAAAATCTATCCATCAACAACGTCCTGACGGATCCAACTACGAATCCTTCCCTTCCGGACATACAGCTCAGGCATTCGCTGCAGCAACTTTTCTTAGTGAAGAATATAAAGACAGATTTCATTGGATGCCCTATGCTGCATATGGTGTAGCGGCTTCTGTAGGTACATTCCGTATGGTCAATAACAGGCATTACATCAGTGATGTGCTTGTGGGTGCTGCCATAGGAATATTATCCATGAAAGCAAGCTATTGGACACATCACTACAGATTAACTAAAAAACAAAAGGAAGCCATAGCCTATAAACGGTATATGGAAGAAAGTTACTAA